A window of the Roseburia sp. 831b genome harbors these coding sequences:
- a CDS encoding relaxase/mobilization nuclease domain-containing protein, with amino-acid sequence MAISKILYMKDCGKGYPGKHLKQALEYVMNPEKTQSGRLIGGMNCQPDTAYKQMIETKKEFNKVDKRQGYHLILSFKEGEVTPDVAFEITQKFVAEYLGKEYEAVYCIHDNTDHVHSHIVFNSVSFVDGRKYRYEKGDWAKYIQPITNRLCEEYGLSTIEIGNDDKEHTEYKTTHNDYRHGKFVWDKMIMRDLDACILQAGNFEDFTELLSDKGYELKFGKHFAVKPPGMGVYRRCKSLGKDYTEERIRQRIEEEDLSFYRSSKEFKPEIVKCYVRRYKRTRLTGLQKKYYAKLYRIGKLKKKPYSQVWKYKDEIKKMEKLQKQYLFLVRHDIHSMEQLAATVVNLTDKRKESSAEKSKVYRARKRYKELFDVADEMDLLKGAENNYRRGDEFFIEEHNRWMELEKILSDEGYDYEEIKRLQEHFKEEVRLCSEKESAAKKELNLGNAIWKDMVSEEEPEAKEITEEREQNKDKIITRQPRR; translated from the coding sequence TTGGCAATCAGTAAGATTCTTTATATGAAGGATTGTGGTAAGGGATATCCGGGTAAGCATTTGAAGCAGGCACTTGAGTATGTTATGAATCCGGAGAAAACGCAGAGCGGAAGGCTTATCGGTGGTATGAACTGTCAGCCGGATACGGCATATAAGCAGATGATTGAGACAAAGAAGGAATTTAATAAGGTTGATAAGCGTCAGGGGTATCATCTCATTCTGTCATTTAAGGAAGGGGAGGTTACTCCTGATGTTGCCTTTGAGATAACGCAGAAGTTTGTAGCAGAATATCTTGGAAAAGAGTATGAGGCTGTTTACTGTATTCATGACAATACGGATCATGTTCATTCACATATTGTATTCAACAGTGTAAGTTTTGTGGATGGCAGGAAATACCGTTATGAAAAGGGTGACTGGGCAAAGTATATTCAGCCTATAACCAATCGCTTATGTGAGGAATATGGTTTGTCTACCATTGAAATCGGTAATGATGACAAAGAGCATACTGAGTATAAAACGACGCATAACGATTACCGTCACGGCAAATTTGTCTGGGACAAGATGATTATGCGTGATCTGGATGCCTGTATATTGCAGGCTGGCAACTTTGAGGATTTTACGGAGCTTTTATCAGACAAAGGCTATGAGCTTAAGTTTGGTAAGCATTTTGCAGTCAAGCCTCCCGGAATGGGAGTGTACCGCAGATGTAAATCTCTGGGCAAGGATTACACAGAGGAACGGATTCGCCAGAGGATTGAAGAAGAGGATTTATCTTTTTACCGGTCAAGTAAAGAGTTTAAGCCCGAAATTGTGAAATGCTATGTGCGAAGGTATAAACGCACAAGACTGACAGGATTACAAAAGAAGTATTATGCCAAGCTTTATCGTATCGGAAAGCTGAAAAAGAAACCATATTCTCAGGTGTGGAAATATAAGGATGAGATTAAGAAGATGGAAAAGCTTCAGAAACAGTATTTGTTTCTGGTCAGACACGATATTCACAGTATGGAGCAGCTTGCGGCTACGGTAGTGAATCTGACGGATAAAAGAAAGGAAAGCTCTGCTGAAAAGAGTAAGGTATATCGTGCCAGAAAACGATATAAGGAACTGTTTGATGTGGCAGATGAGATGGATTTGCTAAAAGGTGCAGAAAACAATTACCGGCGTGGGGATGAGTTCTTCATTGAAGAGCATAACCGATGGATGGAGCTTGAAAAGATACTTTCGGATGAAGGATATGACTATGAAGAAATCAAACGATTGCAGGAGCATTTTAAGGAGGAAGTCAGACTTTGCAGTGAAAAGGAAAGTGCAGCTAAGAAGGAGCTTAATCTTGGAAATGCTATCTGGAAGGATATGGTATCAGAGGAAGAACCCGAGGCAAAGGAAATCACAGAAGAAAGAGAACAGAATAAGGACAAGATTATTACAAGACAGCCACGAAGATAG
- a CDS encoding plasmid mobilization protein encodes MSDNGLSLTKKFRLSTRDAKLLEKKAKAANMSESEYLRLMISQKPNDYPEVRQLLRDLINEVNRIGVNINQITYHNNAGLYSENDKERLVAYMRKLNMAVAKVVEILGNQ; translated from the coding sequence ATGTCAGATAATGGATTGTCGCTCACTAAAAAATTTCGGTTAAGCACAAGGGATGCAAAACTTTTAGAGAAAAAGGCAAAAGCAGCCAATATGTCGGAATCGGAATATTTGCGATTAATGATTTCACAAAAGCCAAATGATTACCCTGAAGTGAGGCAGCTTCTTCGAGATTTGATCAATGAGGTAAACCGTATCGGTGTCAATATTAACCAAATCACCTATCACAATAATGCCGGACTGTATTCCGAGAATGATAAGGAAAGACTTGTGGCATATATGCGTAAGCTGAATATGGCTGTTGCAAAGGTGGTGGAGATACTTGGCAATCAGTAA
- a CDS encoding DUF3991 domain-containing protein, translating into MNERFTEEELAIAKSVDLTAVASYLGYTVKRVGHYHTLKEMDSIRIYDKSHWFRWSRQYDKGENGGSQIDFLRVFCGMEVKEAVWWLLDFAGYRRIEDTGRKPELKYQVEAKKKQEPKPFVLPVPSPDNSFLYSYLKEERGISKEVIDYFVSQGLIYESRHYHNIVFKGNDKNGVTRFASMRGVFDKEGKPFKCDVAGNDKEYGFNVVNDESLELIVFEGAIDLMSYVDIFSDYETNKLALGMLADAPLVTFIKEHPQITSIKFCLDGDEPGRKAAAQLMEKYYGMGYEVEDCPPPEGYKDYNEWLVAAKKNYLDNLKEKKVVCRKF; encoded by the coding sequence ATGAACGAAAGATTTACAGAGGAAGAGCTTGCCATTGCCAAAAGTGTTGACTTAACGGCAGTAGCATCCTATCTGGGATATACGGTAAAAAGAGTTGGTCATTATCACACTCTTAAGGAAATGGATTCCATACGAATCTATGATAAGAGCCACTGGTTCCGATGGTCGAGACAGTATGATAAGGGTGAGAATGGCGGTTCGCAGATTGATTTCCTACGGGTATTCTGTGGGATGGAGGTAAAAGAGGCGGTATGGTGGCTGCTTGATTTTGCAGGGTATCGCCGGATTGAAGATACCGGAAGAAAGCCGGAGCTTAAATATCAGGTTGAGGCAAAGAAAAAACAGGAACCAAAGCCTTTTGTATTACCCGTACCTTCGCCGGATAACAGTTTTTTGTATTCCTATCTGAAGGAAGAACGGGGCATCAGCAAAGAGGTTATCGACTACTTTGTGTCGCAGGGACTTATTTATGAGAGCAGGCATTACCACAACATTGTATTTAAGGGGAATGACAAGAATGGTGTTACTAGATTTGCAAGCATGAGAGGTGTGTTTGATAAGGAGGGAAAGCCATTTAAGTGCGATGTGGCAGGCAATGACAAAGAGTATGGATTTAATGTGGTCAATGACGAGAGTTTGGAACTTATAGTGTTTGAAGGTGCAATCGACCTGATGAGTTATGTGGACATTTTCTCTGATTATGAGACAAACAAGCTGGCACTTGGGATGCTTGCAGATGCTCCACTTGTCACATTCATTAAGGAACATCCGCAGATTACTTCCATTAAGTTTTGTCTGGATGGGGATGAACCGGGAAGAAAGGCGGCTGCCCAGCTAATGGAGAAATACTATGGCATGGGTTATGAAGTTGAGGATTGTCCGCCGCCCGAAGGGTATAAGGATTACAATGAATGGCTGGTGGCAGCGAAGAAAAACTATTTAGATAATTTGAAAGAGAAAAAAGTGGTATGTCGGAAATTTTGA
- a CDS encoding JAB domain-containing protein, whose product MKEEKTLVTDADDAFKLDVVRVKLVKEAPLYSELPLQNPYEAAATIGELLCDMDREVVCVVNLQSDLKPINVTFASIGSLNEALVHPREILKSSILSNAASIMLIHSHPSGNLLPSKMDTMITDRMNAVCSMVGIQLVDHVIVGGDNREFFSFKEKGLIDNPNITYSTDYKNFSFNNSLVAERGKGR is encoded by the coding sequence ATGAAAGAAGAGAAAACACTTGTGACGGATGCAGATGATGCCTTTAAGCTTGATGTGGTAAGAGTGAAGCTTGTGAAGGAGGCTCCCCTTTATTCGGAGCTTCCTTTGCAGAATCCCTATGAAGCAGCAGCTACCATTGGAGAACTTCTATGCGATATGGACAGGGAAGTTGTCTGTGTAGTAAATCTGCAATCAGATTTAAAACCTATCAATGTGACTTTTGCAAGCATTGGCTCATTGAATGAAGCTTTAGTGCATCCAAGGGAAATCCTGAAATCAAGCATCCTTTCCAATGCTGCAAGTATTATGCTGATTCATTCACATCCAAGCGGGAACCTGCTTCCCAGTAAGATGGATACCATGATAACGGACCGGATGAATGCAGTATGTTCAATGGTTGGGATTCAATTAGTTGACCATGTGATTGTTGGTGGTGATAACAGGGAGTTTTTCAGTTTCAAGGAAAAAGGACTGATTGACAATCCGAATATTACCTACTCGACAGATTATAAGAACTTCAGCTTTAACAATAGTCTTGTGGCGGAGAGAGGGAAAGGAAGGTAA
- a CDS encoding DUF5688 family protein, producing MMNYEIFKEVVAEKFKDYLPPQFQDMALRVEPVTKVNKNLDGLTMVSNEAGRNVSPTIYINDMYEHYLNTENLQEVLQSAAKTMEKAFDRVPEVGKLDFESAKDNIVFQVVNTLQNEDMLRDMPHREFQDLSIIYRWVVNLDEKGIQSSVVKNSLANQLGMTEEQLFKCAVENTRRILPPTVKSMNDVMKEMFIADGMPMEIAEMMIGEIPEDKMMWVISNDRGINGAASMLYEDNLHKLAERLETDLYILPSSVHECIAVSTDMGDPYELAAMVNEINMDQVALEERLSNQVYHYDKDARRLTLATDTPNKRLDGIVAEAQLIYDTGKSR from the coding sequence ATGATGAATTACGAGATTTTTAAGGAAGTAGTGGCAGAGAAGTTTAAGGATTATTTACCGCCACAGTTTCAGGACATGGCTCTTCGTGTAGAGCCGGTGACTAAGGTAAACAAGAATCTGGATGGACTTACAATGGTAAGTAATGAGGCAGGCAGAAATGTATCGCCTACCATTTATATCAATGACATGTACGAGCATTATCTTAATACGGAGAATCTGCAGGAGGTATTGCAGAGTGCAGCAAAGACCATGGAAAAGGCATTTGACAGAGTTCCGGAGGTAGGAAAACTTGATTTTGAAAGTGCAAAGGACAACATAGTGTTTCAGGTTGTCAATACGCTGCAGAATGAAGATATGTTAAGAGATATGCCACACAGAGAGTTTCAGGACTTATCCATTATCTATCGCTGGGTAGTGAATTTGGATGAGAAGGGCATCCAGAGTTCTGTGGTGAAAAACAGCCTTGCAAATCAGCTTGGAATGACAGAGGAGCAGTTATTCAAGTGTGCCGTAGAGAATACCAGAAGAATTTTGCCGCCTACTGTAAAATCCATGAATGATGTGATGAAGGAAATGTTCATTGCTGATGGTATGCCTATGGAGATCGCAGAGATGATGATTGGCGAGATTCCGGAGGATAAGATGATGTGGGTTATCAGTAACGACAGAGGAATCAACGGTGCTGCTTCCATGCTTTATGAGGACAATCTCCATAAGCTTGCTGAGAGACTCGAAACAGACCTTTATATCTTACCATCCTCTGTGCATGAGTGCATCGCAGTATCTACGGATATGGGTGATCCTTATGAGCTTGCAGCGATGGTAAATGAAATCAACATGGATCAGGTGGCATTGGAGGAACGTTTATCCAATCAAGTGTATCATTATGATAAGGATGCGAGAAGACTTACACTTGCAACGGACACACCGAACAAGCGTCTTGATGGTATCGTTGCGGAAGCACAGCTTATCTACGATACAGGAAAGTCCAGATAG
- a CDS encoding helix-turn-helix domain-containing protein, which translates to MIGEAIKEYRERRGFSREELGRRCGFGCDGARIIEAFERDEGFPDLEKLKKVAEVLSVPLEVLCPVACRECPFKKKVVIHLEDDPGYETERKVYEDPDDEGLLFDNLD; encoded by the coding sequence TTGATTGGTGAAGCAATCAAAGAATATCGGGAGAGGAGAGGTTTCAGCCGGGAGGAACTGGGAAGAAGATGTGGTTTCGGCTGCGATGGAGCAAGAATCATCGAAGCATTTGAACGGGACGAAGGTTTCCCGGACCTTGAGAAATTGAAAAAAGTGGCAGAAGTATTATCTGTGCCATTAGAAGTCCTGTGCCCGGTGGCATGCAGGGAATGCCCCTTCAAAAAGAAGGTGGTTATCCATCTGGAAGATGATCCCGGATATGAAACAGAAAGAAAAGTATATGAGGACCCAGACGATGAAGGGCTCTTATTTGACAATTTGGATTAA
- a CDS encoding SpaA isopeptide-forming pilin-related protein → MKQKIKRIMAGFLAMLTVFTTLFSNGTTAFAASPSANIAFWTASAKDHGVISEFNSKHTGGILYAMIDGHSAYCMNFGLSAKGGQLMNSDSNPNTSLSASQEKLLAYCMYYGYSTTEAKAPTNDQRDKFIATQAMVWIIVNNIYGTSSGDSAAKKLCDCAPDASASYSYYETLRNNISASYNATRPSFASATKSGADTIELKWNETNQRFEHTFKDTNGVLGNFDFSIDGFSVSKNGNSMTVYTKNVNTTATLGTFKSTIGAVDTTSSCVFWLTGNAGDQEFVSERPSADPISAYIKVKTENIGYGKLTKQDEESGVKLSGAKYGIYTDSACTNKVDTITTGNDGTAKSKALVAGTYYVKEIQAPKGYVLSNKVHTLTVKAGQTTSFTATDKEQLGAITIYKEGEVLAGWNGSNFTYEKKKLPGATFKVTAGADIYKADGTKVYNKGDVVAESLTTGSDGQVVLTDLHLGTYVVTEIKSINGYTINPTPQTVNVEYKDQTVTVQYEATTVYNERQKAEVSVIKKDSDTANVLDGGQYTMYAGNDIKNYAGQVIVTKGTALQTVTTGEDGKAAYTVDLPIANGYYISETKAPYGYQRNSSDVYEFTFNYLSETTAKAAFSHTFVNDRTTAKIQIQKVDKETGKAVPQGDATLEGAVYGLYARENISHPDGATGVVFKKNDLVATLTTDAEGKCSVDNLYLGKYYVKEITPSEGYLLDEEEHDVVCDYEGDLIPQVLRSATSKEQVIKQPFQLIKVSDNGDDTEAPLLAGAGFTAYLKSSLPVKKDGSYDFDKATPVVIGNDGKTEIFTDEKGHAVSIAIPYGTYVVVESTTPHNMETIKPFEVKIVENHPTEPQVWRVFIDREFTAKLRVIKKDADTKQTVLIPNTEFKIFNMDTNEYVEMITTYPSKKVHTSFFTDEDGDLILPDVLPLGNYRIEEVAAPFGYVLNDNYVEVKVDTDTFYEVDPDTYEAIITVEYEDAAAVGELIIEKKGEVLDAYKGGLFADSEDKEFVYKEGSLSGAKFEVYAAEDIYTADMQCDADGNRTKYYSNGELVATVVTDDNGKAVVSDLPLGKYRVVEVEAPYGYVLNKEEQVVTFVYVDDKTPVIKESMTFANERQKVDLSIDKLDGETGKGIAGAEFGLYASEDIENVDGDVIVEKDTLLEVAVSDENGDIFFVKDYPLGNYYAKEIKAPLGYASSDEIVEFDATYKGQDIKYSTDTAIYHNFPTTLEFTKEDITSGAELSGATLSVIDKDGNVIETWTSEAGEAHVIQRLHVGETYILREEFAPYGYLKATDIEFTVADTEEIQSVVMKDEVPTGTIIINKDGEFLTDINLVKGHWYDFIFDYFKKSLAGVTFEVYAREDIVSPDGLDTVYYEADELVATIVTNDDGIAMISDLPLGKYYLVETETLEGFVLDSTPIEADLSYIDQNTEIVYAGMDVTNERQKVEISVIKKDSETDELLSGAIFGLYAKEDIVDVDGRVIVKADTLIEKAVTGEDGTATFISDLPLGNYYVKEIEAPKGYVKSDEVFDVEAEYQEGVAVIEFEAEFENTPIKVEFSKTDITGEKELAGAKLSIIDSEGTAIESWTSEAGKSHLIERLPAGKYILREETAPYGYKIANDVEFEVAETEEIQKVTMKDEYAVGKIIIEKTDEVTKKPIAGVEFEIRDKDGKVIETVVTDKDGHAESKELPICIYNEDGSFKEDIHYFVVETKAAEGYILDETVHEVVLQYDDDAPECVEYTLSLTNKPTEPKLPQTGDNFNPWLWAGLGLTALLAGVGAFLWKKKEDDEVTE, encoded by the coding sequence GTGAAACAGAAAATTAAACGAATTATGGCAGGTTTTCTTGCAATGCTTACCGTATTCACTACACTGTTTTCCAATGGAACAACCGCATTTGCAGCAAGTCCAAGTGCAAACATTGCATTCTGGACTGCATCGGCAAAGGATCACGGTGTAATCAGTGAGTTTAACAGTAAGCATACAGGCGGAATTCTTTATGCAATGATTGACGGTCATTCGGCATACTGTATGAACTTTGGACTGTCAGCAAAAGGCGGACAGCTTATGAACAGTGACAGTAACCCGAATACAAGTCTTTCCGCATCGCAGGAAAAACTTCTTGCTTATTGTATGTACTATGGTTATTCCACAACGGAAGCAAAGGCACCTACGAATGATCAGCGTGACAAGTTTATTGCAACACAGGCTATGGTCTGGATTATTGTAAATAACATTTACGGTACTTCAAGTGGAGATTCAGCAGCAAAGAAGTTATGTGACTGTGCACCGGATGCATCAGCTTCTTATTCGTATTATGAGACACTGAGAAACAATATCAGTGCTTCATACAATGCTACAAGACCAAGCTTTGCAAGTGCTACCAAGAGTGGTGCAGATACCATTGAGTTAAAGTGGAATGAGACGAATCAGAGATTTGAGCATACTTTTAAGGATACAAACGGGGTTCTTGGTAACTTTGATTTTTCCATTGACGGATTCAGCGTATCAAAGAATGGCAATTCCATGACAGTCTATACAAAGAATGTCAATACAACAGCCACACTTGGTACGTTTAAGTCAACCATTGGTGCAGTGGATACCACATCAAGCTGTGTATTCTGGCTTACCGGAAATGCCGGGGATCAGGAATTTGTTTCTGAAAGACCAAGTGCAGACCCGATTTCTGCCTATATCAAGGTCAAGACAGAGAATATCGGCTATGGCAAGCTCACGAAGCAGGATGAAGAAAGTGGTGTGAAGCTTTCCGGTGCCAAGTATGGTATTTATACCGACAGTGCATGTACCAATAAAGTAGATACCATTACAACCGGAAATGACGGAACAGCAAAGTCCAAGGCTCTTGTAGCAGGAACTTATTATGTAAAAGAGATTCAGGCTCCGAAGGGGTATGTGTTAAGCAATAAGGTACACACACTTACCGTCAAGGCAGGTCAGACAACTTCTTTTACCGCAACAGACAAGGAGCAGCTTGGAGCAATCACAATCTATAAGGAAGGCGAAGTCCTTGCCGGATGGAATGGCAGCAACTTCACTTATGAAAAGAAAAAGCTGCCGGGAGCAACCTTTAAGGTAACAGCAGGAGCAGATATCTATAAGGCAGACGGAACCAAGGTTTACAACAAGGGTGATGTTGTTGCAGAAAGCCTTACAACCGGAAGTGATGGTCAGGTGGTTCTCACAGACCTTCATCTCGGAACTTATGTTGTAACAGAGATTAAGAGCATCAACGGATATACCATCAATCCGACACCACAGACAGTAAATGTGGAGTATAAGGACCAGACGGTGACAGTCCAGTATGAGGCTACAACTGTTTACAATGAGAGACAGAAAGCGGAAGTATCCGTAATCAAGAAAGACTCTGACACAGCAAATGTACTTGATGGCGGTCAGTACACCATGTATGCAGGAAATGACATCAAAAACTATGCAGGTCAGGTTATCGTAACAAAGGGAACAGCTTTACAGACTGTAACAACAGGAGAGGACGGAAAGGCAGCTTATACAGTAGATTTGCCGATTGCTAACGGATATTATATCTCGGAAACAAAGGCTCCTTACGGATATCAGAGAAATTCATCTGATGTGTATGAGTTTACTTTCAACTATCTGTCTGAAACAACTGCAAAGGCAGCATTTTCCCATACCTTTGTAAATGACAGAACAACAGCAAAGATTCAGATTCAGAAGGTAGATAAAGAAACCGGAAAAGCAGTTCCACAGGGAGATGCAACACTTGAAGGTGCTGTATATGGTTTATATGCCCGTGAGAACATTTCACATCCTGATGGAGCAACAGGGGTTGTTTTTAAGAAAAATGATCTCGTGGCAACACTTACTACAGATGCAGAAGGTAAGTGTTCCGTTGATAATCTCTATCTTGGAAAATACTATGTGAAAGAAATCACACCATCTGAAGGCTATCTTCTGGATGAAGAGGAGCATGATGTGGTTTGTGATTATGAAGGCGATTTGATTCCACAGGTTTTAAGAAGTGCAACTTCAAAAGAGCAGGTAATCAAGCAGCCGTTCCAGCTTATCAAGGTTTCTGATAATGGGGATGATACAGAAGCACCACTTCTTGCAGGAGCAGGATTTACAGCATATTTGAAATCTTCTTTACCTGTAAAGAAAGACGGAAGCTATGATTTTGACAAGGCAACACCGGTAGTTATCGGCAATGATGGCAAGACAGAGATTTTCACTGATGAAAAAGGTCATGCAGTATCCATTGCAATTCCTTACGGAACCTATGTGGTGGTTGAATCTACAACACCTCACAACATGGAAACTATCAAGCCGTTTGAGGTTAAGATTGTAGAAAACCATCCGACAGAGCCACAGGTATGGAGAGTGTTCATCGACAGGGAATTTACCGCAAAGCTTCGTGTGATTAAGAAGGATGCTGATACAAAGCAGACAGTTCTTATTCCGAATACGGAGTTTAAGATTTTCAATATGGATACCAATGAGTATGTGGAGATGATTACCACTTATCCGTCAAAGAAAGTGCATACTTCATTCTTCACGGATGAAGACGGCGATCTGATTCTGCCGGATGTATTACCTCTTGGCAATTATCGTATTGAAGAGGTTGCAGCCCCTTTCGGTTATGTACTGAATGACAACTATGTGGAAGTAAAGGTTGATACAGATACTTTCTATGAGGTTGACCCTGATACTTACGAAGCAATCATCACAGTAGAGTATGAAGATGCTGCTGCGGTTGGTGAGCTTATCATTGAGAAAAAGGGCGAAGTTTTGGATGCCTATAAGGGAGGTCTGTTTGCGGATTCCGAAGATAAGGAATTTGTCTATAAGGAAGGCAGCCTTTCCGGTGCAAAGTTTGAGGTTTATGCTGCGGAGGACATTTATACTGCTGACATGCAGTGCGATGCTGACGGAAACAGAACAAAGTATTACAGTAACGGTGAGCTGGTAGCAACTGTTGTTACGGATGACAATGGAAAAGCTGTAGTATCTGACCTACCTCTTGGAAAGTACAGAGTAGTGGAAGTGGAAGCTCCTTACGGTTATGTACTGAACAAGGAAGAGCAGGTTGTCACTTTTGTCTATGTGGATGATAAGACTCCGGTAATTAAGGAGAGCATGACATTTGCAAATGAAAGACAGAAGGTTGACTTATCCATTGATAAACTGGATGGAGAAACCGGAAAAGGTATTGCAGGTGCAGAGTTTGGTTTATATGCATCTGAGGATATCGAAAATGTGGATGGCGATGTAATCGTAGAGAAAGATACCCTGCTTGAGGTAGCTGTTTCTGATGAAAACGGAGATATTTTCTTTGTGAAGGATTATCCTCTTGGTAATTACTATGCAAAGGAAATCAAGGCACCTCTTGGTTATGCTTCTTCTGATGAAATTGTAGAGTTTGATGCAACTTATAAGGGACAGGATATCAAGTATAGTACGGATACTGCAATCTACCATAACTTCCCTACAACCTTAGAATTTACAAAGGAAGATATCACAAGTGGTGCAGAGCTTTCCGGTGCTACACTTTCTGTCATTGACAAGGATGGGAATGTAATCGAGACATGGACATCTGAGGCAGGAGAAGCACATGTAATTCAAAGACTTCATGTGGGAGAAACTTATATCCTTCGTGAAGAGTTTGCTCCATACGGATATCTCAAGGCAACAGATATAGAATTTACTGTAGCAGATACAGAAGAAATCCAGAGTGTTGTTATGAAGGATGAAGTGCCTACCGGAACAATCATTATCAATAAGGATGGTGAGTTCCTTACAGACATTAACCTTGTAAAAGGTCACTGGTACGATTTCATATTTGATTATTTCAAGAAGTCACTTGCAGGTGTTACTTTTGAGGTATATGCAAGAGAGGACATTGTAAGTCCTGATGGATTGGATACTGTTTACTATGAGGCAGATGAACTTGTGGCAACCATCGTTACAAATGATGATGGAATTGCAATGATTTCAGACCTTCCGCTTGGTAAATACTATCTTGTGGAGACAGAGACTCTGGAAGGTTTTGTCCTTGACAGTACACCAATCGAAGCCGATCTTTCCTATATCGACCAGAATACAGAGATTGTATATGCAGGTATGGATGTAACAAACGAAAGACAGAAGGTAGAGATTTCGGTTATCAAGAAAGATTCTGAGACAGATGAATTGCTTTCCGGTGCAATCTTCGGATTGTATGCGAAAGAGGATATCGTGGATGTGGATGGCAGAGTCATCGTTAAGGCTGATACGCTGATTGAAAAGGCTGTAACAGGCGAGGATGGCACAGCAACATTTATCTCCGACCTTCCACTTGGAAACTACTATGTGAAGGAGATTGAAGCTCCAAAGGGATATGTGAAGTCCGATGAAGTATTTGATGTGGAGGCAGAATACCAGGAAGGTGTTGCTGTTATCGAGTTTGAGGCAGAGTTTGAAAACACACCTATCAAAGTAGAATTTTCAAAGACTGACATCACAGGTGAGAAGGAGCTTGCAGGTGCAAAGCTTTCTATCATTGATTCAGAAGGAACGGCTATCGAGAGCTGGACTTCCGAGGCAGGAAAGTCACACCTTATCGAGAGACTTCCGGCAGGAAAGTATATCCTTCGTGAAGAGACAGCGCCTTATGGCTACAAGATTGCAAACGATGTGGAATTTGAAGTGGCAGAGACAGAAGAAATCCAGAAGGTAACAATGAAGGATGAGTATGCAGTTGGTAAGATTATCATCGAAAAAACAGATGAAGTGACCAAGAAGCCTATTGCAGGAGTTGAATTTGAAATCCGTGATAAGGATGGCAAGGTCATTGAAACTGTTGTAACTGACAAAGATGGTCATGCAGAATCCAAGGAACTTCCTATCTGCATTTACAATGAGGATGGCAGCTTCAAGGAAGATATCCATTACTTTGTTGTAGAGACAAAAGCAGCAGAAGGGTATATTCTCGATGAAACAGTCCATGAGGTAGTGTTACAGTATGATGATGACGCACCTGAGTGTGTGGAATATACTTTATCACTCACTAACAAGCCTACAGAACCTAAGCTTCCACAGACCGGGGATAATTTCAATCCTTGGCTCTGGGCAGGACTTGGTTTAACTGCACTGTTAGCAGGTGTAGGAGCTTTCCTTTGGAAAAAGAAGGAAGACGATGAAGTAACTGAATAA